TGCTTCCATTGTTTATGTCTGCTCCAGAAAAGGCCAGTCCCCTGAAAGTGTAGTGAGCCGCTGGAGAAATGGACTCGCGGCAAAATGGAACAGCTGAAGGGAAAAACTGCTTGTTTTTGGGCCTGCCTTCCCGCATGTGGCGAGAACGCAACCTAAGTTTGACTTACTGGGGGTAATGGATGTCATTGCGCCCCAAAAGCCTCGAAGCTCTGCGCCGCTGTGCCAGAGTGGAGTGCCGCTCATGAGTCAACAAAAGCGCCGCTGGTTTCGGATGCAAGTTCCTGCAGGACAAGAGTTTGCAGAACTGCGCGTGGGGCAGCGAAAGCTCTCAGTACGACTCATCGACGAATCGGTCGGCGGGTTTGCCGTAATCTGCGATCATCCGCTCGACGTACAACGAGGAACGCAGATGATTCTCCGCACTCCTGCGGGTTGGCATCGCGTGCAAGTGGTTCGTATTGAAGAGTTTAGCGACGCCATGCTGCTGGGGATGGCCCGTTTGGCCGACCTCGATCACCCGGACGATGTCGCGGAAACGCAGCTCGCTGGTTGGCGCTATCTGTGCTTCTCGAGCCTTCGTCAAAAACTACTCCCCGATGGCTCCATGTCCCTCAGTGGCAGCGCTTTCGTGGCAATTGCGATGGTTGGCATCTTGGTCGGGGGATTTTTTCTGGCGGGGTACAAGCCGCCCAAGAATCTGCGCCAAGGATTTTCCAGCATCGCTGCTTGGGCGAGCTGGAAACCGGCTGGCCCCGCCTCGCCGAGCAATTCGTCGCGCAGCTGGAATCTCCAGGAGATGGGGCGGCCCAAAATCGATGCTCCCTCCACCGAAACGGACACAGCGGGTGCAGCGATTGACCCCGGTTCGGCACCTGTTATAGCCTCCCCCCCTGCTCTTCCCTCTGCCAGGCGAGCGGGTCGCTAAGTTCCGAACGTAGCGATTTGTTCAATTTTCCCGGCTGTGCCGCCGATCTCACTAGGGATGGATCGTAGTGGTTGTACTCCCGCCGCCCGGCTGGATCGCTCGTAAGAGCTGGCATCTGCCAGGGCCCTCCACGCAATTCACCAGAAAGTGCTCTACCCGCACGAGTACTCGATGACCCAACTGCTAGTCAAGGAAGATTTGGCAATGAGAGCTTGCATTCTGGTCGCCGTCGCCCTGCTATTGGCTGCGACTTCTTCGGGCTGCAACGGCATCAACCTCGCTCGTCGAGGCGGCTGCTCCGGTTGCCAGCAATGTGGCCCTGCCCGTGGTGGACACATGATGGGGCATGGTGGTGCCAACGGTGGCGGCCTGCTCGGACATGGCATGGCTGGTCATCACCAGAGCCGCGCATACGAAGGCCCTCAAGGACCAGCAACCGGTCAGGTGGCCTACCCTTATTACACGACGCGTGGTCCACGCGATTTCCTGATCAACAATCCACCTTCGATTGGTCCTTACTAATCGTCGGCTGATTAGGGCACGACAGATCCGAAGCGCAAGTCGCTTCGCACAAATATCCCGGGGGGGACATACCAACGCCGATTGCCGTGGGGAAACCCATGTTGCGATCGGCGTTGGCGTTTCTTGTCTGCTCGCCCCTTATGCTCCAAGCGAGATGTTCGTCTCGTGGCCATCTACGATCGAAGCTTCGCTGCCGTGGTGGCCACTGCAGCGCCGATTTTCAGCACGCTGGCTTTCTGTGCGTCGTCTTTCAGAGTCCCTTCGGGGGTGAAGGCATCCCCGGCTTTCATCACTGCCACTTGCTGTGGCAACACGATTACACCAATGTTGCCGAGGATCGAGCGCAAATGAACGAGCGCTCGAAGACCACCGAGCGCGCCGGTCGACGTCGACAACAGCCCCGCCACTTTCCCTTGAAAAACACCGGTGGCATTCACTTCCGGCGTTTTTCGCGAGAGCCAATCGATCGTGTTCTTCAGGGCTGCCGAGATCGAACTGTTGTACTCGGGTGAAGCAATCAGGAAGCCATCGGCTGCATGAAACTTCGCGTGCAGGTCGTCGAGGCGACGTGGGCGAGGAGTTAGTTTTTCCACATCCTCGTCGAACATCGGGAGGGGATATTCCG
This window of the Pirellula staleyi DSM 6068 genome carries:
- a CDS encoding PilZ domain-containing protein, producing the protein MSQQKRRWFRMQVPAGQEFAELRVGQRKLSVRLIDESVGGFAVICDHPLDVQRGTQMILRTPAGWHRVQVVRIEEFSDAMLLGMARLADLDHPDDVAETQLAGWRYLCFSSLRQKLLPDGSMSLSGSAFVAIAMVGILVGGFFLAGYKPPKNLRQGFSSIAAWASWKPAGPASPSNSSRSWNLQEMGRPKIDAPSTETDTAGAAIDPGSAPVIASPPALPSARRAGR
- a CDS encoding NAD(P)H-dependent oxidoreductase yields the protein MAYTPTILAFAGSLRRDSYNKKLVKIAAEGAVAAGANVEVIDLTEYPLPMFDEDVEKLTPRPRRLDDLHAKFHAADGFLIASPEYNSSISAALKNTIDWLSRKTPEVNATGVFQGKVAGLLSTSTGALGGLRALVHLRSILGNIGVIVLPQQVAVMKAGDAFTPEGTLKDDAQKASVLKIGAAVATTAAKLRS